The genomic DNA GATGCCCTCACTAGCTCGAGAGAATTCCTCGTCGCGTGAGCACAATCCACAACCATTGGCAGCCAAGGCTGCTGAGGACATTGAAGGAAAGACTGGTTCGGGATCGCTCGTGGAGTCGTCGATCTCCGAGGACTATGCGAACAGATCGTGGGCCAAGCGTGGATCCATTCCTGGTCGTACTCTATCGAGCGGGCTTCCAAACGACAACATGCTGTCGCAACAACGAAGTGGGAGCAACGCCGGCTTGCAAGCCATGTCCGGCGCGAGCCAGAATCTCATGGGCTTTGGGACGCGGCCACCTACGATCAATCTCAATCAGGCAGGGCAGCCTCGACCGCGATACAGTTCCGCTTTTGAAATGAAGAACGACTTCAGCGTGCGCTCCAGCGAACAGCCGCCATTCAACGTATATACTAAATTCGACCGACCGATCGATCCCTCGCACCGGAAATCCGAGTTCGCCAACGGCTATAAATCTTCTGCCACACAATCGCCCAGCGACGAGAGACGGCCTCCATTCTCTTCACAATACAATCGCAATGCTAGTATGCCTGCCTCCCGAGACGGCAGTCTGCCATCATCCCGCGGAGCAGAGGAGCCTCCTTCCTTCACGCGCCCAGACTATGGCAGATCGTCACAACGCGCCACACCGAACAACTCGCGCGCTCCCTCGATGTCATCGGGTCGCAACGGAGCTTACAATCCTTATTTCAACGTCGAACACGTCGCCTCGAACATGCAACAGTTCTCATTCAACGGCGAGAACCGATCACCCGCTACGTACAAGCCGATGAACGGCTTTCAAGGTTCGCATCCAGTAGCTGGTTCACGACCAAGCACGCAGGCTGGCAACAACTTCTACCACAACCATGATGACATTGTCGATGAAATAGATCGGGCGAGCGCACACTACCTTGACATGGAGGACTATGCTACGGCCCCACCCGCCAACCACTTCCCACCTTCCTTGGCAGAGAGATATTTCAACGCCGCAGGCCCAGCGGAATTTCGACCTGGTCAACCATTTATGAGTGGCGCAGCTGCCCGGTCTCATGATGTCTCTGCCGCCTTGAGGTCACCTTCTGAGTGGTCGGGCTTCTGCAATGGCGTTCAAATGGCGAGTCGGAGGTCTCCCGCTGCCGATAACAGCCAATACATGAGTGCTCACGTTCAGCAACTGATGGCTGCCCAGCTTCGCAACAATCCGTATGCGAGTCTGTACAATCCTTATGCCTTACAGATAAACCCACACTTCATGCAGCTCATGCCGATCAATACCATGGGGCTCGAGGTGCCAACGACGCCTCGAGACAGCCCTATTGGCGAAAGTGTTCAGAGCGCACTCATGTACGAGTTCAAGTCAAATACGAAGAACAAACGATGGGAGCTACGTGACATCCGTGGTCACGTCGCAGAGTTTGCTGGAGACCAACATGGATCACGATTCATACAGACGAAGCTGGAAACCGCCAACTCTGATGACAAGGATATGGTCTTCAACGAAATCGATCCCAACGCCATACCTCTCATGACAGACGTGTTCGGCAACTACGTGATTCAGAAATTCTTTGAGCACGGCGATCAGCGACACAAGAAGCGACTGGCCAAGATCATGCATGGCCAAGTCCTGAGTCTGTCTCTGCAAATGTACGGATGTCGAGTGGTCCAGAAGGCCCTCGACCACCTACTTGTCGACGACCAGACGCCCCTCGTCCTCGAACTTGACAACCACGTACTCAAGTGCGTAAAGGATCAAAATGGCAATCATGTAATCCAGAAGGCGATTGAACGCTGCCCAGCTGCCAACCTCAATTTCATCGTGGCGGCGTTCCGAGCCCAGGTTCAGCATCTTAGCATACATCCCTATGGGTGCCGCGTCATTCAGCGATGCCTCGAGAAGAGTGATCTACCAAACCGAGCCCTGGTAATGTCAGAACTGATGCAGGGAGTCAATGCCATGGTATCTGACCAGTTTGGCAACTACGTCGTGCAGCATATCGTCTCTCATGACCACGGCGAAGGTAAACAAAAAGTGCTCACCATCGTCGCACAAGGCCTCGAAGGCTACAGCAAGCACAAGTTCTCCAGCAATGTGGTCGAGAAATGTCTGGAGCGCTCTGATGATGTGTATCGGAACAGCGTCATGACTAAATTGCTGGACGACAACGCACGACGAACGGAGGGTGAAGGCGTTCTGCTTGGCATGATTCGCGACAGTTATGGCAACTATGTGATCCGTGAGTATGCGCCCGATCCACATTGATGCATTTGCTGACAATATCGCAGAGAAATTCTTGGATACCCTTGAAATCAACGACTACTTCGTGTTTTGCGATCACCTCCAGGCACCTCTTCTGCAAGCCAAGCGCTCAGGAGCCGGCAAGCAAGTCCTGGCCATCGAGAAAAAAATGCACAGATTTGACCACATTCAACGGAATGGCAACAGCAACCATAGCGGCCACTATCACATGCAATCTGGTCCGGGCTATCACATGCCCATGCAGATGCCTATGACCGTGGCGCCATATGCCAGCAATTACAACTCTGCCGCGACGACACCGCCACCACTCACGGCGGACACGCAGAGTCTACAGAGCTCATGCCTTCCCAGCATCAACGGTGATGCTGTCGaaggtgctgctgcgagcagaAAAGGCAGCGATCCATCAAGCATGCACAGCATTGATGGTGTACACAGGTGACTATTTTCATGACCACAAAAAAGGGGAGAGACTCTTCACAACTACTTAGGGAGAGGCGCAACTTTCTGGCTGCTAGCTATATCTGCATATCGAAAGGAGTATTTGGCGGGCGTACAGACGAACAGAACATTGGACGGAATCTTTTAATATTATGGCAACACCATGTCCTGGACGAGACACAGGGAGTACACCGACTAGAAGGGCGACGAAGTTCTTTTTGGTTGTCTTTTTCTTCTGGGATTTGGTTTCAGGTCTTCTCTGTATGACTTATGATTGGAATATGAATACCGGAAAGCAAGCATTGGAACGTCACAGGTGATGGAATCATGGATGGATACCCACTGTTATTTGTATGAACTATGTACTGAGCACAATCGCTTATGAGCACAAGTTTCGTTCTTTGGGGTATCTCTTCAACTTGTTGCTGTAGACTGGTTGCTTACTGTCTACAGCCATGTCAGGCACTGAATGAGCTCGATAGCATTTCCGGACTTCGGCACTTCGCACTTTTCAAGAAGCAGCCGTCTCACACAAGCCGCTGCCAGCAATCAAGGACAGAGTGGTCATCCCAGGTCTAGCGCTGCGCAGTGCAGTAGTAGCTGTTGCCATCTCCAGTGATCGACCGCCAACCATTTGCCGGGAGCTCAAAGCTAACCGATTtggtcttcatcatctcagTCGTCATGGTAAGCAGTTTCTGGAGCGCCTTCGCTTCGCTAGGAGCATCCGGTCCGCGGAGCAGAACGCGTCGGCTACCTTCAAAGATGACCAAAGCACTGAGAGTTGTACCGACGCCCCAAGTGATCACATCGAAGGTGTTTTGCTGGTGGATATTGGTGCCAGTTGCAAGAACTCGGTGGAGACACTTAGCATTGGCTGCGATTCGATTGCATCTGTTAGCAATTGTGTTGCCGGTGTCGCTCGAATTTCACTTACAAAGGATCTGGCGGTGCATGCCGGCAACATCGAGCTCGGGTTCCGgcttctcgtcctcgccttTCTTCGCAAGGGCGGCAGCGACCTTAGCCTCGACAACTTTCTCCATCGACTCGTGGATGGCGGCCACGACCTTGTCGCCGATGTTGGACAGGTCGATGGTGATATGAGAGGCCATCTTGGATCTAGAAAGGGGTTAGCTATGGGCAGAACTGTGGAGATATGCTTCGAGCGACGTACCGTGGTTGGAGTGATGGGCTGGCTTGTCGAAGACACCTGGATGTCTGAACTAGTGACAAAGTCGAGTTTGGAATTTCTGTTGTGGGCGACGGAACGCTTTGACCTGGAGCGAAAGAACTTTTCAAGCAAACAAACAAGGGCGTAGAAACTTCCTGAAGAGCGCCTGTTGGGCTGTTCGGCTTCATGTCTCACTGAGCTTCACCTGGACTTTGTCTTGGCCGTGGAGGAGAGGGGCCATGGTACGACGGTGATTCATTTTGAAAATTCGGAGCGTCTTGCTTTCTGGCTTCTAAGCTTGTTCCGGAACTCGTTCATTGCGGTCTCCAGAGAGTCCCGCTGTTGAGTGAGCACCGATAGTCTcgcctcttcatcgtctgcgACGGCGTAGTAGTGGCTGCTGCCCTCCCACCTGCCTCGCTTGCAGCGGTGGCCTAGTCAGAGAAAGCCAGCCCACTCGTATGGCAGCATCTCGCTCGTCATCTCTCTAGCGGTTGGCTGTGTAATAGTAGCTGTTGCCTCTACCACCAACCAAACTCCAGTCATCGGCCGGGCGGTAGAAGTCTGACCACTTCTCGTGCATCAGCTCCCTTGTCATAGcaagcagctcttgcagTGCCCCCAATTCGCCTTGAGACTCTGGGCCCCGAAGTAGAACGTGCATGTAATTCCCGTTCATGTAGCAAACGCACCCAGAGACTTTCGCGCCGGTGCCACTGGTCACTACGTGGAATGAGTGGAGGACGGCGTAGCGTCCTCCGAGCAGCTGGTAGAGGAAAGGGGCGTTGGCTAAATACTCATTAGCGCGTGCCTCCCTGGGCAAGATTCACATCTGACTTACCGATGATCTGTTTGCGCATGTATTCAACTTCAAGCTCTGGTTCCAGTTTCTCGCCTTTGTTTGACGCGGCTTTCATGGCGGCAACGACCTTCGCCTCAACCATCTTCTCCACCGACTCCTCCATGGCAAGCGCGACCTTCGCCTCGATAGCTTTCTCCATCGACTCGTTGATGGCAGCGACAATGTTGTCGCCCATGTTGGACGAATCGCTGGTGGTTCGGGGAGGCATCGCAGCTTAGAAATTTGTCAGCTGTAAGAAGCGCTGCAACGTACGTTGCGGTCGTTCAATTCCGGCTTGCTCACGGTTCGCTTCTGGAGGGTGTCGAAGGACCTAATGTTTGGATCGACGAGAAAGTCGAGTTGAGTTTTGGCCGTGCGCGTGGAAAGTGTTCGCGCAGGTAATAGGCCACTCGGCAATACGGCAGTGTTGGAGCAAACACGATAATGCATAGAAGATCTCTGAGGAGCGCGCATTTATTATAGCTCTTGGCTTCATTTCTCACTGAGCTTCACTTGGCCCGGAACCATTAGACGGGCTCGCAGCAGGAGGACCCTCCATCAAGGGAAATCACCGCATCTTGCATTTTGGCTTCTATCCTTCGTTCCCGGTCGCATAGCGCAGTCGGCAGCGTGCGGTGCTCAAGTTTCCAGTGCATGTCGATGGTCATGCCtactcatcgtcttcgtcgtggcTGTCGTCCACATTGGTAAAGTAGTAGCTCTTTCCCTGCCCTTCCAACCTGACTGCCTTCCAGCGGTTGCCTGGCGAATAGAAGCCAGCCCAATTGCGACACAACAAGTCACTGGTCATGTTCAATAGCTTCCATAGCGCATTTGCTTCTCCTTCAGCATCGGGGCCAAGAATGAATACGCGCCGTGACTTGTTCCTCGTGAATACAACGCTGGCAGATACCGAGCTACCAACTCCTACGGTCAGAACCTCGAACTTTGCCCCTTCCACCACATCGTCACCCGCCAGCAAAGGGTAAAGATACTCGACGTTCGCTGTGTCGGCATCATACATTAGCTAAAATCTGCATCACGAGTGTAGAGGGTGGCAACTTACCGAGGATCTGATTGCGCATGCCCCCAAAATCCAATTCGACCTGAATCTTCTTGGAGGCGTCCGCGATCTTGGTGGAAACGAGCTTCTTCAAGGAGCTGTGTATGGCGGCGGCAATCCCGTCGACCAGTATGGAGAGATTGTCGCTCAGAGCCGGCATCTTGGGTTCGAGAAAGAGCGAAGTTCAAGGAGGATTGGAAGAGGCTGCCTTCGATGCTGTAGTCGTTCGAATTGCACTGAAGCGCCGATTATTTTCATTACAGAACTTCACTAAGCCCTGTTGTGCACAGCGACAAGTTCAACCAGAGGAGAGACCGCTCGACAAAGCGGCCAACTTCAAGCAAACAGAGAGATGTGCAGAAAGTTCCTGAAAGGGCGTGTACTGGATTGCGTTTGTTGAAACTCGTCTTCGCATCTCTCTGCGGTTTATTTGGACTTTGTTTCGAAACATACGAGGGAGACAAGGTCACATCGTAAGAATTCAGAGCATCTTACACATAGGTTCCTGTACTCATGTCTACTCGCCGTCGAAGTCATACGTGTGATAGTAGAAGTTGGTCTTGCGGTCGCAAATTTTTGTCCATTTAGTGCCTGGTCTGGAGATGTCGAGGTCTCTGATCGTTCGATTCACCAGCTGACTTGTTGGTCTAGATCTGAGAAGCAGTCAGCTCTAGCTACAAGACCTGCGCGAATGAACTCCGAGCGCTGCACCAGAATTCGCGCTTATCCTTCCCATCGTCATGCGATTGGGAGCCGAGAGTCTAACTCAGCGTCTGTAAGGAACTCCACAGTCCTGCGAATGATGGAGTGCTTCGGGCTGTGTATGAAAGTCTTCCGTGGGGCAGTACTGCTTGTCGGGCAGATGGAACAGGATGGGAAATTATGAGATGAGATGCCCTGTACATTGACCTCGAGTCCGATCAAACTTCGCTTCGACTTCGTCTTGTTCTTGAGTCCGGATGAACAAGACATGGCCATGGCTGTGGCACTTCGAATCGATATCTTACATGTTGGCTTCCGAGCCTCGATTCCGGCTGCTACGGCCTTGCGCGTTGAAGCATTGCATGAAACGTGTTCACTTCTTTTGTACAGGCTCCACGGGCACGTATAGATCCCGATAACATCGCAAAGTCGATGGGAAACATGTATCCCTCATGGCTGGTCAGCAGGCAATGATGGCTGAGCGTTCTGGGACCGGATGCGACTGGAGCCAACGTCTTTTTCTTTTGCTGGAGCTCTTTTCGTCGCCGGGCAATTTGGTGTCTTCGATATAGTAGCAATAATACTTTCAGAGAAGATGGGACTTGTCGTCTAAGGCCAGTAGAGCCAAGATGCGATCCAATGTGTCCACGATAATGTTGGCGCGTGGGTGTATTGCGGCCGGAGGGAAGGAACAAGTTTGAGCGAGGTTGGACTTCAGGCTGGTGCCCTTGGCCGACGTCGCCGAGCAGCCGAACTCTCAACACAGCTGTGTCGAGCTCTTCCGGCGCATTTCTTTCCACTGCCGACCACGTTCTCCCTCTATTTTCCGATTCCTCTTCGCTGCACCTCGCTGTGGTTCGGTGATTACCTGGACCCGTATACAAGATGTCGTCGGAACAGGTCGAGGCGCTCAAAGCCACCGTCGACAAGCTAGAAAAGAAAGTCCACGACCTCGAGGCGCGACTGTCAGGGAACCCAGCAGCAGGTACCGCGAACAGCGATGGCATGCGCATGATCTTGATTGGACCTCCTGGAGCTGGTATGTGCAGGCAGAAGTGCCAATGGCACTCGGAGGGCGAGTATTCGCCAGCGGCTAATGTTCAACCCCAGGCAAGGGCACTCAGGCGCCGAGAATCAAGGAAAAGTATGGCTGCTGCCATCTGGCTACCGGCGACATGCTTCGCGCGCAAGTAGCCGCAAAGACCGCGCTTGGccgagaggcgaagaagatcatGGATGCAGGAGGCCTGGTGTCAGACGAGATCATGATTGGCATAATTGAGAAGGAGCTCGAGAACAACAAGGAGTGCAAGGGAGGGTATGTGGAGGTTGCCGATGGCACGCTGGTCGGCCAAAGCGAACACCAGGGGAACTCATGCTGACAGAATTGGACAGATTCATTCTTGATGGTTTCCCTCGCACAGTTCCGCAAGCCAAGAAGCTGGATGAGATGTTGGCGGCCAAGACGCAGCAACTGAAGCATGCAATTGAACTGCAGATCGAAGACAACCTGCTCGTGGCTCGCATCACTGGCCGCCTGGTGCACCCAGCCTCCGGACGATCATACCACAAGATCTTCAGCccgccgaagaaggagatgacCGATGATATTACCGGCGAGCCTCTCATTCAGCGATCAGACGACAACGAGGAAGCCCTCAAGAAGCGGTTAGGGACATATCACAAGCAGACCGCTCCAGTCGTGGACTACTACCGCGCTACCGGCATCTGGAGAAAGATTGATGCCAGCCAGGAGCCTGGCGCGGTATGGAAGAACATGCTGCAGATCTTCAACGAGAGCGAGGGAAGCGCGTCTGGTGGACTCATGGGCAAGCTGGGTCTGAGGAAGTGAGGGGATTTATCTTTGTGAAGCACCACAACGGTCCACGATGGCGGCTAGAAGCCAGCGACTGCGGACCGGATCTGCCGTAGCCGGAATGGGCAAGAGTCTGCTCAGAGGCCAAGCATTTCAGTGGTTCGTAAAATGTGGCGCGAGGTGTGCATAGAAGCTGTGTGGCTACAGTGTATCATAGGGAGCGGGCATTGTACGGATCACCTAATTCCATAGGGTTTTACCACAAAAGAGAGATACGAGAGTCGCGATTGCCTGATGGGAGCTCCTTCTGTGATCGATGTCGCGTGGCCTGCCTGCCACTTCGACATCCACGCTCGTCTCTGACTTCTGGTTTACAA from Cercospora beticola chromosome 3, complete sequence includes the following:
- the ADK1 gene encoding Adenylate kinase, translating into MSSEQVEALKATVDKLEKKVHDLEARLSGNPAAGTANSDGMRMILIGPPGAGKGTQAPRIKEKYGCCHLATGDMLRAQVAAKTALGREAKKIMDAGGLVSDEIMIGIIEKELENNKECKGGFILDGFPRTVPQAKKLDEMLAAKTQQLKHAIELQIEDNLLVARITGRLVHPASGRSYHKIFSPPKKEMTDDITGEPLIQRSDDNEEALKKRLGTYHKQTAPVVDYYRATGIWRKIDASQEPGAVWKNMLQIFNESEGSASGGLMGKLGLRK